A part of Ptychodera flava strain L36383 chromosome 11, AS_Pfla_20210202, whole genome shotgun sequence genomic DNA contains:
- the LOC139144516 gene encoding uncharacterized protein, with product MSHKPVTRSNAGGQSQVEIENTDQPQSNEVHSDMSVQLTAEQLFHLEIKKLEIREKDREAERERERQRFEAQLEKEKLELKAQLDKQRLEFENRLSSHVGHSKQNSVNEIKLVSLQDNDDVDVYLRTFERLATTNKWDESEWVIRLVPALTGKAREAYVSLPREHSTNYNKLKEAIFQRYKLNAQTYRSKFRNSCRRDGETYTEWATRTTDLFDRWMEAEKVDGEFQMLKQVILKEQAYNSVPKDMSLWLREKEPETIAKIGDLADQYIAVRGDQKSMNIQASIFKPQQEITQQQSIPLHAENHKLYANRNRQIRCFNCNKFGHIAAHCSEPRNKPTGIFWCKPQSPPCFREVMSQSPYETFGSLNGERILILRDTGCSHSVANKRIVSSGAYTGKTIELSGIEGQNRRLPVANVYVTCEYFKGWIDVAVHPTLERDLLLGNEIGDVWERHYLTKTQYSSSKFPETPSKVLVVTRNQQREIDRKQEQEEKENLESGIQSKSVEPSSMVVSSSPSEDQSEKVISSQSNQMDVESSAEVKSQIQLNLPSSSDNLKSLQSEDLTLAGVRDRAQPESLVDGERVAFFFRNDLLYRKWSSKNPTNPHKYEQLVVPQACRSEILRKRSFQVGQKVLLLLPTSQGKLQASWKGPYTVTRQVSQVEYEIDIGSSRKCLRIFHVNLLRLWVDRESCFLVDAMDDHELSSDVKLCEIEGPQLEQTQGWQDVKISDSLTEPQKLEVRKLLYEYQDIFSDVPGRTSLAKHSIITTSQQPIHQKPYRHPPAIKDKVREEVQKMLSANIIQSSCSPWASPIVMVPKKDHTIRFCVDYRRLNQITQFDAYPMARIDEILDEIGRSKFISSLDLTKGYWQIPLDDDSRAKSAFITPFGLYEYLVMPFGMQNAPATFQRLIDSIFSECQDYAKSYFDDVNTHSEDWSSHLTHLREVFERIRQANLTAKPDKCVIGASKAKVFGHIVGNGYIQPDPEKLEAIESFPRPVVKKHVRSFLGLANYYRKFIPTFSDLASPLTDLTQKHQPNSIVWNSQCEKAFTVIKELLMQQPILASPNFNAKFLVQTDASEFGIGCVLSQSSDSGEHPIMYLSRKLLPRERVYPTIEKECLAIVWAINKLHVYLYGREFVVQTDHQPLQWLERMKNTSSRLMRWSLLLQPYTFSIQHRSGNCNQNADALSRMYDTVN from the exons ATGTCTCACAAACCTGTTACTCGCAGTAATGCTGGGGGTCAGTCACAGGTAGAAATAGAAAATACTGACCAACCACAGTCTAATGAGGTTCACTCAGATATGTCAGTTCAGCTTACCGCTGAGCAGTTATTCCATTTAGAAATCAAGAAATTGGAAATAAGAGAAAAAGACAGAGAAgcagaaagagaaagagaaaggcAAAGATTTGAAGCTCAacttgagaaagaaaaactggAGCTTAAGGCTCAACTTGACAAACAAAGGTTAGAATTTGAAAACCGCCTCTCATCCCATGTAGGTCACAGCAAacaaaatagtgtcaatgaaaTTAAACTTGTTTCTCTACAAGACAACGATGATGTTGATGTATATTTACGTACATTTGAAAGACTTGCTACGACCAATAAATGGGATGAGAGTGAATGGGTTATTAGACTGGTTCCAGCATTAACAGGGAAGGCAAGGGAGGCTTATGTTTCCCTCCCCAGAGAGCATTCGACTAattataataaattgaaagaagcAATTTTTCAGCGGTACAAATTGAATGCTCAAACATACAGAAGCAAGTTCAGAAATTCTTGTCGTAGGGATGGGGAAACATATACAGAGTGGGCAACAAGAACAACAGATTTATTTGATCGCTGGATGGAAGCTGAAAAGGTTGATGGAGAATTTCAGATGTTAAAGcaagtgattttgaaagagcagGCGTACAATTCAGTACCAAAAGATATGTCTCTTTGGCTTAGAGAGAAGGAGCCTGAAACCATTGCCAAGATAGGTGATCTTGCTGACCAGTATATAGCTGTAAGAGGTGATCAAAAATCTATGAATATACAAGCATCTATTTTTAAACCACAACAGGAAATCACACAGCAACAAAGTATTCCATTACATGCTGAAAACCACAAATTGTACGCAAATCGGAATAGGCAAATTAGGTGCTTCAATTGCAATAAATTTGGTCACATAGCTGCACACTGTAGCGAACCACGTAATAAGCCCACAGGAATATTTTGGTGTAAGCCACAAAGTCCACCGTGTTTTAGAGAAGTCATGTCTCAGAGTCCATATGAGACCTTCGGCAGTTTGAATGGAGAGAGAATTCTGATCCTTCGTGATACCGGATGCTCACACAGTGTGGCAAACAAAAGAATAGTTTCATCAGGTGCATACACTGGTAAAACCATAGAGTTATCCGGTATTGAAGGTCAAAATAGAAGGTTACCAGTAGCAAATGTGTATGTTACATGTGAATACTTTAAAGGTTGGATAGATGTTGCTGTGCATCCTACACTTGAGCGTGACTTACTTCTTGGGAATGAAATAGGTGATGTTTGGGAGCGCCACTATTTGACTAAAACCCAGTATTCTTCATCTAAATTCCCTGAAACTCCCTCGAAGGTATTGGTTGTTACACGTAATCAACAACGGGAGATAGATAGAAAACAGGAAcaggaagagaaagaaaatttagAGTCAGGGATACAAAGTAAATCAGTTGAACCAAGTTCGATGGTAGTCAGTAGTTCTCCTTCTGAGGATCAAAGTGAAAAGGTTATATCAAGTCAAAGTAATCAAATGGATGTTGAATCTAGTGCAGAAGTAAAATCtcaaattcagttaaatttGCCATCGAGTTCTGATAACCTCAAGAGTTTGCAATCTGAGGATCTCACACTTGCAGGTGTGAGAGACCGGGCTCAGCCAGAGAGTCTAGTTGATGGAGAGAGGGTAGCCTTTTTCTTTCGTAACGATTTGTTATACAGAAAATGGTCTTCCAAAAACCCCACAAATCCACATAAGTATGAGCAGCTTGTTGTTCCTCAAGCGTGCCGCTCTGAAATTCTCAG GAAACGCTCGTTTCAGGTTGGACAAAAAGTACTCCTGTTGTTACCTACTAGTCAAGGCAAGCTTCAGGCCAGTTGGAAGGGTCCGTATACAGTTACCCGGCAAGTCAGTCAGGTTGAATATGAAATTGACATAGGGAGCAGTCGCAAATGCTTGCGTATATTTCATGTGAATTTACTCAGACTTTGGGTGGATCGTGAAAGTTGTTTTCTAGTAGATGCTATGGATGACCATGAGCTCTCCTCAGATGTGAAACTGTGTGAAATTGAGGGGCCACAATTAGAACAAACTCAAGGATGGCAAGATGTAAAAATATCAGACAGCCTCACTGAGCCTCAAAAGCTAGAAGTCCGCAAGCTATTGTATGAATATCAGGATATATTCTCTGATGTACCTGGGAGAACTTCTCTAGCCAAACACTCTATTATTACAACCAGTCAACAACCAATTCACCAAAAACCATACCGCCACCCTCCAGCAATAAAAGACAAAGTTAGGGAGGAGGTTCAGAAAATGCTTTCTGCTAATATAATACAGAGTTCTTGTAGCCCGTGGGCTTCGCCAATTGTGATGGTTCCCAAGAAGGATCATACAATACGCTTTTGTGTAGATTATAGAAGACTTAATCAAATTACACAATTTGATGCTTACCCAATGGCTCGCATAGATGAGATTTTGGATGAAATTGGCCGATCAAAGTTCATCAGTTCTTTAGACCTGACTAAAGGATATTGGCAAATTCCGTTAGATGACGACAGTCGAGCTAAATCAGCCTTTATAACCCCCTTTGGTCTCTATGAATACTTGGTTATGCCTTTCGGCATGCAAAATGCACCTGCAACCTTCCAAAGGCTTATTGATAGCATTTTTAGTGAGTGTCAAGATTATGCAAAGTCATATTTTGATGACGTTAATACTCATAGTGAGGACTGGTCATCCCACTTAACCCACCTCAGAGAGGTATTTGAAAGAATAAGACAGGCTAATTTGACAGCAAAACCAGACAAATGTGTTATTGGTGCCTCTAAGGCCAAAGTTTTTGGTCATATAGTTGGTAATGGTTACATTCAACCAGACCCAGAGAAATTGGAAGCTATTGAGTCATTCCCGAGACCTGTGGTCAAGAAACATGTACGCTCATTTTTAGGCTTGGCTAACTACTACAGGAAGTTTATCCCTACCTTTTCAGACCTGGCAAGTCCATTGACGGACTTGACTCAAAAACATCAACCAAATTCAATTGTTTGGAATTCTCAGTGTGAGAAAGCATTCACAGTTATCAAGGAATTACTCATGCAGCAACCAATTTTGGCCAGTCCGAACTTCAATGCCAAATTCCTGGTTCAGACTGATGCAAGTGAATTTGGGATCGGCTGTGTACTCAGCCAAAGCAGTGATTCAGGAGAACATCCTATCATGTATCTCAGTAGGAAACTTCTTCCTAGAGAAAGAGTCTATCCCACTATTGAGAAAGAATGTTTGGCTATAGTGTGGGCAATAAATAAACTCCATGTTTACCTGTATGGCCGAGAATTTGTTGTACAAACTGATCATCAGCCACTGCAATGGTTAGAAAGAATGAAAAACACGAGCAGTCGGCTGATGCGATGGTCCCTTCTATTACAACCATATACATTTAGCATACAACATAGAAGTGGAAATTGTAATCAAAATGCAGATGCACTTTCCCGTATGTATGACACAGTCAATTAA